GGCTTCACCTGTTCTTTTTGCCTCGACGTATGGCGAACGCATACCTACTGGGTTCGTATAACCCCAGTAATCTTCAGACTGAGGATGGACAGATGGATTCCCGTATATCTCGGAGCTGGAGACGTACAGAACTCTGATTTGATGTCTCCCGGCCCACTTCAACACATTCAAGGTTCCTTCTAGCCCTACTAGCATAACCTCTAAGGGTTCGTCCTTAACTCGCGGAACCCCGCACAGCGAAGCTAAATGATAACACTCGTGAACCTGAAATCGGTCAAGCCGGACTGTGCGGACATCTTTATTGATAAAAGTAAATCTTTCATCTTTGAACAGCTGATCTATGTTTTCAAGAGAACCCGTGGAAAGATCATCCAGAGCAATCACACGGTAGTCTTTTTCAAGAAGCCTCTTGCATAAAGAAGATCCTATAAAGCCTGCACCGCCTGTCACAAGACAAGTTTTCTTAGAAAGATTTTTTTTCATCCCAGTCTCCCTGTTTAGTTTCGATCATTATAAACTGTAATTCACGCAAGTCAAGACATTTTTTTACGAAAAGATAGCTTTCTCTTATACCCTCTAAAGTATAGTTCATACTGTTTTTAAGACTCTGAGGGAAAGGATGCAACACAAGATATTGATGTTAAGGGCTGTTCTGTCTTTAAATAGATTATTATGCTAAAAGGAGTTTCTGGCTATAGAAACGTATTCACGCATTACTCTACTTGGCCTCGACCAGTTTCTTGAAGTTTGAAAGAATCCTGCGGCCGTCGTTGCGGGCAATTCCGGTGTACAGCGCTTCAAGACCTGCCGCCTCCACTTCAAGGCTTTGTTCGAAAATCAGACGGCATCTTTTCGTGCCCAGTTTTTCAAGCTTCCAGAATCCTTCCGCATACTTCAAGGCAAGCGGGAACGGCGATTTTATCACACAGTCTATTGATTTGTTGCCTATCTTTTTCCCCTTTTCAATTATCCATTTATGGTATGTATTCTCGATGTGCAGGAAAGGAAAGTCGCCCTTGTAAGTCAAATCGTACCACCCGTCTCCGCCTCTAAGGGAGTCCACCTCCTTGACGTTGTCAACGTAATGCCTGACATACTTGAACTCCCAAATGTAAGGCCAGGTATATTCTACCGAACGTTCTATATCTATCCATGCCTTGACGCCAAAAAGATTGCCGTCTCTAGTGACTTCGACCACAGGTTGCGACGATTTTGTTTCCGTTGCACCTGTCAGAAGAAGGAAAAGGATGATGGAATTAATGTACATGAAGTTCAGAGTTCAATGAACTTGTCCGTCAAATCGGCTACGGTAGCGTACTTCGAAACGGTGCTTGAAAGGTCGCGCGTGTCGCGGTATACCTGCTTATCCAGCTGTTTGGATTTGTCGCCTCCAGGCCATATCCGCCAGGAGTCGTTATCGACCACGTCCGCGACGACCAGTTCGCCGTCATAGGTGCGACCGAATTCAATCTTGAGATCGATGAGCTTTACGTCGAAGGCTGACCATGTCTCGAAGAGGATTGCAAAGACCCTTCTCGCGGTCTCAGTCATGCGCTCTATCTGGTCGGTTGTGAGGATAGGTTCCATCTCATCGATAACGTTGGAGTCGGATACCGGTTCCTTCGGCGGGTGCAGGAACCAGCGGTCGGGAGAAAAGGTGATTATCGGGTCGTGGCGCGAGTCGTCCTTGATGAAGAACTCAACCGGCAGGGGCGGGTCAAAATCCTGGCCTTCGACCGAGAGAGGATTGCGTTTGAGATAGGAGCCTGTTGCAGTTCCGCGCACGACTACTTCGAGAGGAATCATCTCGCAGCGCTTGCAGAGAAGGGTAAGTGAGTCGACTTTTTTTACGTAGTGGGTGGGAATGCCCTTGCGGTTGAGAAGCTCGAAGACGTTGGCTGTGGTCCGCGTGGCGAGCTCCGCCTTGCCCTGGATAACATCGCGCTGCGCTCCGTCGCCCGCGGTAATGGCGTCCTTTGCGACCATGTGAACGTTGCCGTCCCCAAGGTCGTAGATTATCTTGGTTTTGCCTTCTGCAAGTTTTTGCATTGTTGATTCTCCGGATTTGGGGGGAAAAGTCAACCCGAACGTATGCTCACTCACCCTTTATCCACTCTCGAATGGAAAGGGACTCACCTTTCTTAATGGGGTATGCTATATCACTATTTCTTCGTGAACGAGGTCTTGCTCGGCGAAGCGCTCGAAGCGCAGCGGCCGGGCGTCAACGGTCTTGTAGGAGCCTTGGGTGATGAGTTCGGCGAGTGCAACGCCTGCTGCGGGCGCGACCATTGCGCCGTGGCCGGACCATCCGTTGGCTAGATAGAGGCCGGGATAGGAAGGATGCTGTCCAAGGATGCCGTTGTGGTCAGGTAAGGTCATGCTGTAGAGACCCGCCCACATATTCTTCACGTTGCAGTGTGCGGCAGCCGGGATGCGCTCCTGCATGTAGGGCGCAACTTCGTCCTTGTAGTATGCAAGTGAGGGGCTCTGGTCGAAACCGGGTTTTTGCTCTGGGTCTGCGCGGCCTATCTGAAGGTTGCCTGTCTCGTACTTGAAGTATATGCCCCGGTCTATGATGGTGAGCGGTATGTGTTCGTAACCCGGTACATCGGGAAGGTTGGTGATGAAGAGCTGGCGCTTTAGAGGCTCGACGGGCAGATTCTCGTCGTCGCGCAGTCCTGACGCTGCAAGAAGCTGCATTGACCAGGGACCTGCGGCTACAACAAGCATGCCGGCGCCTATGCGACGGCCGTTAGATAGCTCTATACCCTTTACTTTGTTATTATCGAACTCGATTCTTTTCACTTCGGTTCGAAGATGCACCTCGACCGAGGAGGAATACTCGCGCTCCGTACGCTCTACGTAGCCTTTTGCCGCAGCCGAAGGGTCAAACGAACCGCAGTCGGGCCCGAAAAGGCCGCCAGTAATAGGTTCGAATCCGGCGAACTCGACGATATCGGGATCCATGTGGGATACGCCTGCCTTAAGCCCCGGAACCCTTTTTTCTATCTCTTCTGGGGAAAGGAGTTCGGAGCGGACGCCTGCCGCGTCGAGATTGGGCTTGTACGCCTTGATCTCGTTCCAGCGCTTCTCGTAGAACGTGAAGAGGTAGCCGTGCTTGTGAAAGCCTATGGGGATTGAAAAATCCTTCTCGAAGGTCTCGAGAAAGCGTATGGAGTAGTTGCACATGTCGAGGTTGATTCGGGAGCCCCACAGATTGCGGAATGCGCCTGCGGATTTTGCTGAGGTCTCCTCTGCCAGGGCGTCGCCGCGCTCAAAGAGCGCTACGTTTCCTTTGAAACCTTGAGCTTTGATGTTCCACAGAGCGGATGCACCTATAACACCTCCTCCAATGATGACCAGATCGTATGAATCACGCAATTTTTCCTCCGAGATTAAAAGGATAGTCTATATCGATGCATGATTTTGTCAAGATAAATCGTCAGCTACTGATAGTTCTGTATGACTGCCCAGAGCGCGGTCGTTAATAAAACCCCAGCTCCCTGCATTCTTAAAACTCGTCAATAGACTATGAATTTCCTGGTTAGCGAGCCGTTATCCACATAAAGGCGGGCGAAATAGACTCCCGAACGGAGCAGTCCGCAGCTTTCGTAGCGCAAAGATTTACCGGAACCTGGTTCGAGGGAAAAGAAATCGACGAGTTTTCCGCTAACATCGTAGACTGAAAGCCTTGCCCCGCTTGAAGGCGCCGAGTAATCGAAAAACACGACTCCGCGTTCGCCGTGCCGGATTTCAAGGAGTAGCTCTCTAAGCGGGAACTCTTCTGTGCCTGAGAGATTGGCTTTTGCCGAAACGGTGTCGTTCTGAGGAGCACCGTCAGCAGGATACACTACCTCGCCGAATAGAGTGTACTCCTGACTTGAAGCAGGTTCATACTCCATGGATTCGAACTGGGCAGTTCCGTTAGAAAGTAAATCTATAATACCGGTGTCGGCAAAAACGAGCGAATTACTGTCGTAAACACTTATAAAACATGATGCATCATTGAGCGCTCTGGCTGTGTTATTCTTCACGTCAAGAGTAAAAGTATATGAACCTGACTTGAGGTTAGCCTTCACCGAAGTAGCCTCTAGGTCGGCCGCAAGCTCAGCCTGGGAGGAGGGTGTCGGCTGTCTGAGTTCCCAGATTACAGTACCTTCAGGAAGTTTGTCCGGGTCTACTGCGATCCAGTAACCCTCGAGTATAGTTACCGGGTGGGTGAATGATGAGTTGATATCCTCCAGCGTAAGACCCCAGATATGCATTGGAAAGGAGACCCGTGGCTGGGTCTGGGTAATGAAAACGTCCGCTTTTACAGCGTCTATCGTGGTTCCTGCACCGCCTGCCGGGATGAAGAGCATATCGGACCCTGAAAGCACCGTCTTCTCTGAATCAGAGAGTGCCGTGTCGCCGTAGTCTCCCATATGGTTGAACTTGAGACCCGAGGCTTCCCATGTCATGATATTGTTCTGACCAATGCCTCCACCCGGGAAATGCCTCACGGGAGTTGCAATAAACTGAATGCCGTGAGAGGTGCCGCTCGACCAGGATATTAGATCTGGCGAGCCGGCAACACCTGCTGAATTCGAGTGGTCTGTATGATTGTGGCTCATCACTACGATATCGGCCTGGATGCCTGTGGGAAAAGGACTCTGTATGCTTGGGTCAGGCACGAAAGGATCGGTGACGATTCGGACACCCGAGGGCAAAACTATCTCGAACATCGAGTGCCCGTAATAGCCTATTCGCATATTTGGCGAGGATGCTGCGAGCAGGATAGGGATTGTAATAAGTATAACTGCGACTTGTTTCATAGTACGCCTCCTATTTTTAGGTATTCATAATAATCACCAAATTCCTTATTTTGTCAAGCCAGTCATCATCGGTGACGAAAAATAGTTAACTTGACAAACTAATGTTCCACGCATATAATAATCCTTGACTCCAAGGAGGAAAAAGATGATTAAAAAATACTTTGCAGTAGTATTTCTGTTTTGCTCTCTTCCGCTGGCGGCCCAGCCGGAATTTACCGAAGCCGACCTTCCGACAATAGGCTACAACGCGGAATTCGTAAGCGACACCGCTAGCGAGGTAATCGTGGATGTAGGAAAACCTGGGGGGCCCAGAACTTGGGATTTTTCAAGACTTGTGACGGGCGACACCGCTTTGTTCGAGGTGCTCGCACCGGAAGGCACCGCTTGGGATACGTTTTTCCCAAAGGCCGAGTACGTATATCATACGACCGGCGTAGGTAACGATTCGCTTTCGGGCGACATGTGGCAATACCTCAGGACAACGGCTATCCAGATGAGGCTGTTGGGCGTAACGTTTAATGTGGATACACTCGCCCTCATGGGCAAGTGCGATCCCGAACAAACGTTCCTGCCCTTGCCTTTGAAGATGGGCTCCCAGTGGAGCGATTCGCTCTATTTAATGGACACGGTAGCGTTGGATCCTGCGCCTGTCGTTGTTACATACCGCGAGCACAAAACAAGCCTTGTGGATGCATGGGGAACGGTAACGGTGCCGAAGGGCAGCTTTGAAGCCCTGCGCGTGCTCGTACACGATACCGTATTTATAACCGTGATGCTCGGCCCCATACCGTTCATGGCTGATACGAGCATGACGATAAACTACCAGTGGCTTGCATCACATGTAGGACCCGTTATGACCATTGCGAGCAGGGATGGGGAGGGAGACCCTGAGTTTGATACTGCATCCCGCTATGCTCCGCTCGTAAAGAACAACATAAACAGCTCGATTGAAGAGAAACCAGAGACTAAACCCTGCGACGCGCTCGTTTTTGAAGCGGGCAAGGTCTTCTTCCAGGCAGACGGAAGGTCCTATACTGATTTGACCTTGTACGATGCTCTAGGACGGTCAATAGGAACGCTATACAGCGCAACACCCTCAGCCGGCAGACATAGCGCGAACCTTCCTTCTGGACTCGCGAAAGGGGTTTACTTCGTACGGATGAGAACGCCGGATAAGTGCCTTTCAGGAAAAATCGTGGTTTTTGAATAAGTGCAAGTAGCGGATTTCTAAAAAGAAGCGGGACTTTGTCCCGCTTCTTTTTATATTTGGCACTTTAATTGCTAGAAAAAGCTTGACTAATTCTATAATTCAGTTAAAATAAATCCCGTGGCAAAATATATATTCGTTACCGGCGGCGTTGTCTCATCGCTTGGAAAAGGCATAGCGGCATCCTCAATCGGGCTTCTCCTGAAGAGCAGGGGATTCCGCGTTAGCATGCAGAAGTTTGACCCGTACATTAACGTGGATCCCGGAACAATGAATCCTTACCAGCACGGCGAGGTCTTTGTTACCCAGGACGGCGCCGAGACCGACCTCGATCTCGGCCACTACGAACGCTTTATCGACGAAAACCTGACAAGGGATAACAACCATACAACCGGTCAGATCTATGAAAACGTCATAGACAAGGAACGGAAAGGACTGTTCCTGGGCGGAACCGTTCAGGTAGTCCCTCACATAACAAACGAGATAAAACAAAGAATAACGAGACTTGCTTCCAAGAACGCGGTTGACGTAGTTATCTGCGAGATTGGAGGCACAGTAGGCGACATCGAGGGTCAGCCGTTTCTCGAAGCGATAAGACAGTTGAGACTCGATCTGGGCACCGAGAATGTTCTTTACGTTCACGTGACGCTTGTTCCTTATATTCCGACATCGGGTGAATTCAAGACAAAGCCCACTCAGCACTCGGTACGCGATCTGCGCTCCACCGGCATCCAGCCCGATATCATCGTTGCAAGGTCCACCGAGAACCTCCCGGTCGCGGAAAAGGAAAAGATATCCCTCTTCTGCAGCGTGGAGAAGAAGGCGGTAATAGGCGCACCCGACGTTTCAAGCATCTACGAGGTCCCTCTTGTCTTTCATGAGCAGGAACTGGACAGACTGATTCTTGCAAAACTCGGTCTTGCCGAGAATCCTATCGATCTTGCGGCCTGGAAGAACTTCGTTGAACGCGAGAAGGGTCGAACGGAGGTAGTCCGGATTGCTCTTGTCGGGAAGTATACAGG
This sequence is a window from bacterium. Protein-coding genes within it:
- a CDS encoding phosphoribosylaminoimidazolesuccinocarboxamide synthase, with amino-acid sequence MQKLAEGKTKIIYDLGDGNVHMVAKDAITAGDGAQRDVIQGKAELATRTTANVFELLNRKGIPTHYVKKVDSLTLLCKRCEMIPLEVVVRGTATGSYLKRNPLSVEGQDFDPPLPVEFFIKDDSRHDPIITFSPDRWFLHPPKEPVSDSNVIDEMEPILTTDQIERMTETARRVFAILFETWSAFDVKLIDLKIEFGRTYDGELVVADVVDNDSWRIWPGGDKSKQLDKQVYRDTRDLSSTVSKYATVADLTDKFIEL
- a CDS encoding FAD-binding oxidoreductase translates to MRDSYDLVIIGGGVIGASALWNIKAQGFKGNVALFERGDALAEETSAKSAGAFRNLWGSRINLDMCNYSIRFLETFEKDFSIPIGFHKHGYLFTFYEKRWNEIKAYKPNLDAAGVRSELLSPEEIEKRVPGLKAGVSHMDPDIVEFAGFEPITGGLFGPDCGSFDPSAAAKGYVERTEREYSSSVEVHLRTEVKRIEFDNNKVKGIELSNGRRIGAGMLVVAAGPWSMQLLAASGLRDDENLPVEPLKRQLFITNLPDVPGYEHIPLTIIDRGIYFKYETGNLQIGRADPEQKPGFDQSPSLAYYKDEVAPYMQERIPAAAHCNVKNMWAGLYSMTLPDHNGILGQHPSYPGLYLANGWSGHGAMVAPAAGVALAELITQGSYKTVDARPLRFERFAEQDLVHEEIVI
- a CDS encoding T9SS type A sorting domain-containing protein — protein: MKQVAVILITIPILLAASSPNMRIGYYGHSMFEIVLPSGVRIVTDPFVPDPSIQSPFPTGIQADIVVMSHNHTDHSNSAGVAGSPDLISWSSGTSHGIQFIATPVRHFPGGGIGQNNIMTWEASGLKFNHMGDYGDTALSDSEKTVLSGSDMLFIPAGGAGTTIDAVKADVFITQTQPRVSFPMHIWGLTLEDINSSFTHPVTILEGYWIAVDPDKLPEGTVIWELRQPTPSSQAELAADLEATSVKANLKSGSYTFTLDVKNNTARALNDASCFISVYDSNSLVFADTGIIDLLSNGTAQFESMEYEPASSQEYTLFGEVVYPADGAPQNDTVSAKANLSGTEEFPLRELLLEIRHGERGVVFFDYSAPSSGARLSVYDVSGKLVDFFSLEPGSGKSLRYESCGLLRSGVYFARLYVDNGSLTRKFIVY
- a CDS encoding T9SS type A sorting domain-containing protein, with the protein product MIKKYFAVVFLFCSLPLAAQPEFTEADLPTIGYNAEFVSDTASEVIVDVGKPGGPRTWDFSRLVTGDTALFEVLAPEGTAWDTFFPKAEYVYHTTGVGNDSLSGDMWQYLRTTAIQMRLLGVTFNVDTLALMGKCDPEQTFLPLPLKMGSQWSDSLYLMDTVALDPAPVVVTYREHKTSLVDAWGTVTVPKGSFEALRVLVHDTVFITVMLGPIPFMADTSMTINYQWLASHVGPVMTIASRDGEGDPEFDTASRYAPLVKNNINSSIEEKPETKPCDALVFEAGKVFFQADGRSYTDLTLYDALGRSIGTLYSATPSAGRHSANLPSGLAKGVYFVRMRTPDKCLSGKIVVFE
- a CDS encoding CTP synthase, with the translated sequence MAKYIFVTGGVVSSLGKGIAASSIGLLLKSRGFRVSMQKFDPYINVDPGTMNPYQHGEVFVTQDGAETDLDLGHYERFIDENLTRDNNHTTGQIYENVIDKERKGLFLGGTVQVVPHITNEIKQRITRLASKNAVDVVICEIGGTVGDIEGQPFLEAIRQLRLDLGTENVLYVHVTLVPYIPTSGEFKTKPTQHSVRDLRSTGIQPDIIVARSTENLPVAEKEKISLFCSVEKKAVIGAPDVSSIYEVPLVFHEQELDRLILAKLGLAENPIDLAAWKNFVEREKGRTEVVRIALVGKYTGLKDAYKSVLEALSHAAVAEGVIIDLLWVESSNVEDADIERLKDVDGIIVPGGFGTRGIEGKISVARLARERMIPYLGLCVGLQIAVIEIARNKCGLEDANSTEFDSKTPNPVIDLMPEQKNVYRKGGTMRLGSYPCILKPQSKAQKFYQKEVIFERHRHRYEVNPAFRGELERGGLTCSGVSPDGTLIEIIEISEHPFFIATQFHPEFLSRPLRPHPLFHEFLKSIHEYSSSKRLALEGKKTG